A genomic segment from Portunus trituberculatus isolate SZX2019 chromosome 14, ASM1759143v1, whole genome shotgun sequence encodes:
- the LOC123503769 gene encoding uncharacterized protein LOC123503769 — protein MAGRCRDKLTILSANVRGLQTNIGDLTHSHVLPQNPDVIATVETFLNSSVPANYGQLQDYTTWHRRDRTHGTFGSVAVCFRKSLSVQVVEVDMPEHLELIFFKVWTHNNEAVLLCVCYRPQWQGSEPLHFIHTNLDALLYQQTCKHLIIIGDLNQHLVARRISHLPPTRYPGSSDHVAILTTVKVRVDRDEPTTRTNWLWRRADWEALRAELSQTNWEDRLTGTLNEQVEAFTSYLLSLQSKYVPCQTYKSRPGDQPWFGFRCREAADLKSRAWRRLRASSTQANRQNVGKKEWWSSLKQQQGLATDSTIPPLTTPSGEVVTRGTDKAELFSAHFSIKMSVTHPNNTPPRIPVLTTAELDSLHITMEEVMALLSKTDTKKALGPDNISPHILRQCAAELATPLTQLYRECLTSQTWPALWKQARVVPFGFRQGKSAADLLLLNSTEWITAIDSGKEVFVVALDIAGAFDRVWFKGVAAKLRSLGVCGGLLHLLEDYLHGRTLHTVVDGHSSSQHHIKASVSQGSVLGPLLWCVYFNDILQLVPEAKAYADDC, from the exons ATGGCGGGGCGCTGCCGAGACAAGCTCACTATTCTGTCAGCCAATGTTAGGGGTCTGCAGACTAACATCGGTGACCTGACGCACAGTCACGTGCTGCCTCAAAACCCTGACGTCATTGCCACAGTGGAGACCTTCCTAAACTCCTCGGTGCCCGCCAACTACGGACAGCTGCAGGACTACACAACATGGCACCGCCGAGACAGAACGCATGGCACTTTTGGTAGTGTTGCCGTGTGctttaggaagtctctctctgtACAGGTGGTGGAAGTAGACATGCCAGAGCACCTGGAGCTCATATTTTTTAAGGTGTGGACACACAATAATGAAGCAgtgctcctttgtgtgtgttaccGCCCTCAGTGGCAGGGAAGTGAGCCTCTTCACTTTATCCACACTAATCTGGATGCCCTACTGTACCAGCAAACCTGCAAACACCTCATCATCATTGGTGACCTCAACCAGCACCTTGTGGCGAGG AGgattagtcacctgccgcccactCGGTACCCTGGGTCATCTGACCACGTGGCCATCCTTACGACAGTGAAAGTGAGGGTGGACAGGGATGAACCGACAACGCGCACCAACTGGCTTTGGCGGCGAGCtgactgggaggcactgagagCTGAGCTCAGCCAGACAAACTGGGAGGATCGTCTCACTGGCACCCTTAACGAACAGGTGGAGGCCTTCACCAGTTACCTGCTGTCCCTTCAGTCAAAGTATGTGCCCTGCCAGACATATAAATCAAGACCaggggatcagccatggtttggattTCGCTGTCGTGAAGCGGCGGACTTGAAGAGCAGGGCCTGGCGACGACTGAGAGCAAGCAGCACCCAAGCCAACC GTCAGAATGTTGGTAAGAAGGAGTGGTGGAGTAgcttgaagcagcagcagggcctGGCCACGGACTCCACCATCCCCCCACTCACCACACCGAGCGGTGAGGTAGTGACGAGAGGGACGGACAAAGCCGAGCTATTCTCCGCCCACTTCTCCATCAAAATGAGTGTTACCCACCCAAACAACACTCCACCCAGGATCCCAGTGCTAACAACTGCTGAGCTGGACAGCCTGCACATCACCATGGAAGAGGTGATGGCCCTGCTCAGCAAGACCGACACGAAGAAGGCTCTGGGACCAGACAACATCAGCCCTCACATACTCAGGCAATGTGCAGCTGAGCTCGCCACTCCACTCACCCAGCTCTACCGGGAATGCCTCACTTCCCAAACATGGCCAGCACTCTGGAAGCAGGCCAGAGTGGTGCCT tttgggttcaggcagGGTAAGTCGGCAGCCGACCTGCTTCTCCTAAACTCTACGGAGTGGATCACCGCGATAGACAGTGGGAAAGAGGTGTTCGTCGTTGCCCTGGATATCGCCGGTGCTTTTGACAGAGTGTGGTTCAAGGGAGTGGCAGCCAAACTGAGGAGccttggagtgtgtggaggactGCTGCACCTCCTGGAGGACTACCTTCATGGCAGAACCCTGCACACTGTTGTTGATGGCCACTCGTCCTCCCAACACCATATCAAAGCCAGCGTCTCTCAGGGCAGTGTCCTCGGGCCTCTGTTGTGGTGTGTATATTTCAATGACATACTGCAACTAGTCCCCGAGGCCAAAGCGTATGCAGACGACTGTTAA